The following proteins come from a genomic window of Proteinivorax hydrogeniformans:
- the thiS gene encoding sulfur carrier protein ThiS, whose protein sequence is MVVINGKEMDCDGMTVTEMLKELKFDSQKVVVEINQEIIDKVDYASQVLDKKDKVEIVGFVGGG, encoded by the coding sequence ATGGTCGTTATAAACGGTAAAGAGATGGATTGTGACGGTATGACTGTAACTGAAATGCTAAAGGAGCTAAAATTTGATTCTCAAAAGGTTGTAGTGGAAATAAATCAAGAGATAATTGATAAGGTAGACTATGCTAGCCAAGTGTTAGACAAAAAAGATAAAGTAGAAATTGTAGGCTTTGTGGGAGGCGGGTAA